A single window of Nematostella vectensis chromosome 4, jaNemVect1.1, whole genome shotgun sequence DNA harbors:
- the LOC5513745 gene encoding solute carrier family 12 member 9 isoform X3 — MAMNEGLSVNNYSLIPSDGSMMTFTGEPPDEGKVEDGLQTNKLSMFFGVIVPVTLSMFSVILFLRLGFVVGQAGLLLGVGLFIVAYLAVSITVLSISAIATNGVVKGGGAYYMISRTLGPEFGGAIGIIFFFANVFASALYVLGFVEALLNNFGPRGSLAHIESFHQGYWYQFLYGSAILMLCLAVCMIGAGMFAKTSFVIFLAVMVSVSAALISFIIHDRNDELHPASANPLSHNKSIRFSYTGWSFKTAKSNLWPKFTKDYTKDEHSEQTWLQVFAILFNGVTGIMAGANMSGDLKSPGKAIPYGTLTACLGTFVVYVILVICTGFTCSRELLVENYNYLQVIDNVRVLITIGVFASTLSAALSCLIGASRILHAIAKDQLLGVILKPFAAGFGRNNEPLNAVLLSWFFVEIILFIGNLNTVAPLVSMFFLLCYGVTNMACFVLKVASAPNFRPTFKYFSWQTAFLGTVFCFVIMFAINPLYATISIAVMFILFIIISLRAPPTPWGDVSQALIYHQVRKYLLRLDVRKEHVKFWRPQVLLLVSNPRSSYNLIDFVNDIKKSGLYILGHVQVGEFNSDSICQQKNDTGTWLNFVDCAEIKSFVELTIASSIRQGVQHLLLTSGLGGMRPNTVFLGFFDHSIPKDSLARGVHRRTKTFLNRAEKERQFIQAQADLPRLRVSPEDQTMTLHDYVGVIKDAMHIGKNVCVTRNYFPARSAEFAAQKVT, encoded by the exons ATGGGCTGCAAACCAACAAGTTGTCTATGTTCTTTGGCGTCATAGTTCCTGTCACATTATCCATGTTTTCTGTTATTCTTTTTCTACGACTTGGCTTTGTAGTTGGTCAG GCTGGGCTTCTTCTAGGAGTTGGACTTTTCATTGTTGCTTATTTAGCTGTCAGCATCACTGTGCTTTCAATCTCTGCAATCGCTACTAATGGAGTTGTGAAAGGAGGAGGAGCTTATT ACATGATCAGTAGAACACTTGGTCCAGAATTCGGTGGTGCAATAGgaattattttcttctttgccAATGTTTTTGCAAGTGCCCTCTATGTATTAGGTTTTGTGGAGGCCTTGCTTAACAATTTTGGACCCAGAGGATCTCTAGCACATATAGAAA GTTTTCATCAAGGCTACTGGTATCAGTTCCTTTATGGTTCTGCCATCTTGATGCTCTGTCTGGCTGTCTGCATGATTGGAGCAG GAATGTTTGCCAAGACATCCTTTGTTATCTTTCTTGCTGTCATGGTCTCTGTTTCTGCTGCTCTT ATAAGTTTTATCATTCACGATAGGAATGATGAATTACATCCTGCCAGTGCAAACCCTCTTAGTCACAAT AAGAGTATCAGGTTCAGCTACACAGGTTGGAGTTTCAAGACAGCTAAGTCTAATCTATGG CCAAAATTTACAAAGGATTATACTAAAGATGAACATTCGGAACAGACATGGTTACAAGTGTTTGCAATTCTTTTTAATGGAGTGACAGGAATTATGG CTGGAGCAAACATGTCAGGAGATCTCAAGTCCCCAGGGAAGGCTATCCCCTATGGGACTCTAACTGCTTGCCTGGGCACATTTGTGGTCTATGTTATACTAG TGATATGTACAGGGTTCACTTGCTCCAGGGAGCTACTTGTAGAAAACTACAATTACCTCCAG GTTATTGACAACGTGCGAGTTCTTATAACAATAGGAGTGTTTGCATCAACTTTGTCTGCTGCTCTGAGCTGCCTTATTG GTGCATCAAGGATTCTTCATGCCATCGCAAAAGATCAGTTGCTTG GGGTTATTTTGAAGCCATTTGCTGCTGGATTTGGAAGAAATAACGAACCTCTGAATGCTGTTCTCTTGTCCTGGTTTTTCGTGGAG ATCATCCTCTTCATTGGAAACCTCAACACCGTCGCACCACTTGTCAGTATGTTTTTTCTGCTCTGTTATGGAGTCACGAACATGGCTTGTTTTGTTCTCAAGGTCGCTTCAGCACCCAACTTTCG TCCAACGTTTAAATATTTCTCCTGGCAGACAG CATTTCTAGGCACAGTTTTTTGCTTCGTGATCATGTTTGCCATCAATCCGCTCTACGCCACCATCTCAATAG ctgtAATGTTTATCCTGTTCATTATCATATCACTCCGAGCTCCACCTACACCTTGGGGAGACGTGTCGCAAGCTTTAATCTACCACCAG GTTCGCAAGTATTTGCTTCGCCTGGACGTGCGGAAAGAACACGTGAAGTTTTGGAGGCCGCAAGTTCTGCTTCTCGTGTCTAATCCCCGCTCCAGCTACAACCTCATCGACTtcgtcaatgatatcaagaag aGCGGTCTGTACATCCTCGGCCATGTGCAAGTAGGCGAATTCAACTCCGAC TCGATTTGTCAACAAAAGAATGATACAGGGACCTGGTTGAACTTCGTGGACTGCGCAGAGATCAAGTCATTTGTTGAGTTGACTATCGCATCCTCTATCCGTCAGGGCGTTCAGCACTTACTCCTG ACGTCAGGACTTGGTGGTATGCGGCCCAACACTGTTTTCCTAG GGTTCTTCGATCACAGCATTCCTAAGGATTCTCTTGCACGAGGCGTCCATAGAAGAACGAAGACGTTTTTGAACAGAGCAGAGAAAG AACGGCAGTTTATTCAAGCGCAGGCAGATCTTCCGAGGCTACGAGTGTCG CCTGAAGACCAGACTATGACTCTCCATGATTACGTGGGGGTTATCAAG GATGCAATGCACATCGGTAAAAACGTTTGCGTCACAAGAAA tTATTTTCCCGCCAGAAGCGCCGAGTTTGCcgcccaaaaagtcacgtga
- the LOC5513745 gene encoding solute carrier family 12 member 9 isoform X1: protein MAMNEGLSVNNYSLIPSDGSMMTFTGEPPDEGKVEDGLQTNKLSMFFGVIVPVTLSMFSVILFLRLGFVVGQAGLLLGVGLFIVAYLAVSITVLSISAIATNGVVKGGGAYYMISRTLGPEFGGAIGIIFFFANVFASALYVLGFVEALLNNFGPRGSLAHIESFHQGYWYQFLYGSAILMLCLAVCMIGAGMFAKTSFVIFLAVMVSVSAALISFIIHDRNDELHPASANPLSHNKSIRFSYTGWSFKTAKSNLWPKFTKDYTKDEHSEQTWLQVFAILFNGVTGIMAGANMSGDLKSPGKAIPYGTLTACLGTFVVYVILVICTGFTCSRELLVENYNYLQVIDNVRVLITIGVFASTLSAALSCLIGASRILHAIAKDQLLGVILKPFAAGFGRNNEPLNAVLLSWFFVEIILFIGNLNTVAPLVSMFFLLCYGVTNMACFVLKVASAPNFRPTFKYFSWQTAFLGTVFCFVIMFAINPLYATISIAVMFILFIIISLRAPPTPWGDVSQALIYHQVRKYLLRLDVRKEHVKFWRPQVLLLVSNPRSSYNLIDFVNDIKKSGLYILGHVQVGEFNSDSICQQKNDTGTWLNFVDCAEIKSFVELTIASSIRQGVQHLLLTSGLGGMRPNTVFLGFFDHSIPKDSLARGVHRRTKTFLNRAEKERQFIQAQADLPRLRVSPEDQTMTLHDYVGVIKDAMHIGKNVCVTRNFENLHKSAITEGSYIDVWPVNASAVKEGMLLGPYDFTYLLILQLSCVLHMVPFWEKKTTLRVMTVIGENEVAEEESLKRLLRELRIPAEVHMIRASDEEPRTRNADGLNPAINWYKSVNQLIRLHSSEACVVFTGLPHPAIDDNMVEQFIQELDILSANLPPVVMVYGRSPVVYTSL from the exons ATGGGCTGCAAACCAACAAGTTGTCTATGTTCTTTGGCGTCATAGTTCCTGTCACATTATCCATGTTTTCTGTTATTCTTTTTCTACGACTTGGCTTTGTAGTTGGTCAG GCTGGGCTTCTTCTAGGAGTTGGACTTTTCATTGTTGCTTATTTAGCTGTCAGCATCACTGTGCTTTCAATCTCTGCAATCGCTACTAATGGAGTTGTGAAAGGAGGAGGAGCTTATT ACATGATCAGTAGAACACTTGGTCCAGAATTCGGTGGTGCAATAGgaattattttcttctttgccAATGTTTTTGCAAGTGCCCTCTATGTATTAGGTTTTGTGGAGGCCTTGCTTAACAATTTTGGACCCAGAGGATCTCTAGCACATATAGAAA GTTTTCATCAAGGCTACTGGTATCAGTTCCTTTATGGTTCTGCCATCTTGATGCTCTGTCTGGCTGTCTGCATGATTGGAGCAG GAATGTTTGCCAAGACATCCTTTGTTATCTTTCTTGCTGTCATGGTCTCTGTTTCTGCTGCTCTT ATAAGTTTTATCATTCACGATAGGAATGATGAATTACATCCTGCCAGTGCAAACCCTCTTAGTCACAAT AAGAGTATCAGGTTCAGCTACACAGGTTGGAGTTTCAAGACAGCTAAGTCTAATCTATGG CCAAAATTTACAAAGGATTATACTAAAGATGAACATTCGGAACAGACATGGTTACAAGTGTTTGCAATTCTTTTTAATGGAGTGACAGGAATTATGG CTGGAGCAAACATGTCAGGAGATCTCAAGTCCCCAGGGAAGGCTATCCCCTATGGGACTCTAACTGCTTGCCTGGGCACATTTGTGGTCTATGTTATACTAG TGATATGTACAGGGTTCACTTGCTCCAGGGAGCTACTTGTAGAAAACTACAATTACCTCCAG GTTATTGACAACGTGCGAGTTCTTATAACAATAGGAGTGTTTGCATCAACTTTGTCTGCTGCTCTGAGCTGCCTTATTG GTGCATCAAGGATTCTTCATGCCATCGCAAAAGATCAGTTGCTTG GGGTTATTTTGAAGCCATTTGCTGCTGGATTTGGAAGAAATAACGAACCTCTGAATGCTGTTCTCTTGTCCTGGTTTTTCGTGGAG ATCATCCTCTTCATTGGAAACCTCAACACCGTCGCACCACTTGTCAGTATGTTTTTTCTGCTCTGTTATGGAGTCACGAACATGGCTTGTTTTGTTCTCAAGGTCGCTTCAGCACCCAACTTTCG TCCAACGTTTAAATATTTCTCCTGGCAGACAG CATTTCTAGGCACAGTTTTTTGCTTCGTGATCATGTTTGCCATCAATCCGCTCTACGCCACCATCTCAATAG ctgtAATGTTTATCCTGTTCATTATCATATCACTCCGAGCTCCACCTACACCTTGGGGAGACGTGTCGCAAGCTTTAATCTACCACCAG GTTCGCAAGTATTTGCTTCGCCTGGACGTGCGGAAAGAACACGTGAAGTTTTGGAGGCCGCAAGTTCTGCTTCTCGTGTCTAATCCCCGCTCCAGCTACAACCTCATCGACTtcgtcaatgatatcaagaag aGCGGTCTGTACATCCTCGGCCATGTGCAAGTAGGCGAATTCAACTCCGAC TCGATTTGTCAACAAAAGAATGATACAGGGACCTGGTTGAACTTCGTGGACTGCGCAGAGATCAAGTCATTTGTTGAGTTGACTATCGCATCCTCTATCCGTCAGGGCGTTCAGCACTTACTCCTG ACGTCAGGACTTGGTGGTATGCGGCCCAACACTGTTTTCCTAG GGTTCTTCGATCACAGCATTCCTAAGGATTCTCTTGCACGAGGCGTCCATAGAAGAACGAAGACGTTTTTGAACAGAGCAGAGAAAG AACGGCAGTTTATTCAAGCGCAGGCAGATCTTCCGAGGCTACGAGTGTCG CCTGAAGACCAGACTATGACTCTCCATGATTACGTGGGGGTTATCAAG GATGCAATGCACATCGGTAAAAACGTTTGCGTCACAAGAAA TTTTGAGAATCTTCACAAGAGTGCAATTACCGAGGGAAGTTATATTG ATGTCTGGCCCGTGAATGCTTCTGCCGTGAAAGAAG GCATGCTCCTTGGGCCGTACGACTTCACCTATCTACTAATACTCCAGTTGAGCTGCGTGCTGCACATGGTGCCTTTCTGGGAGAAGAAGACAACTTTACGGGTCATGACTGTAATCGGAG AAAATGAAGTTGCAGAGGAGGAAAGTTTAAAAAGACTGCTCAGAGAATTGAGAATCCCTGCAGAAGTTCAT atgattCGGGCGTCAGATGAGGAGCCGCGTACAAGGAATGCTGATGGCTTGAAC CCGGCAATTAACTGGTACAAGTCTGTCAATCAGTTAATAAGGCTACACTCCAGTGAAGCAT GTGTGGTCTTCACAGGTCTTCCCCACCCCGCTATTGATGATAACATGGTGGAGCAGTTTATTCAAGAGCTTGACATTTTATCAG
- the LOC5513745 gene encoding solute carrier family 12 member 9 isoform X2: MKGKSKAGLLLGVGLFIVAYLAVSITVLSISAIATNGVVKGGGAYYMISRTLGPEFGGAIGIIFFFANVFASALYVLGFVEALLNNFGPRGSLAHIESFHQGYWYQFLYGSAILMLCLAVCMIGAGMFAKTSFVIFLAVMVSVSAALISFIIHDRNDELHPASANPLSHNKSIRFSYTGWSFKTAKSNLWPKFTKDYTKDEHSEQTWLQVFAILFNGVTGIMAGANMSGDLKSPGKAIPYGTLTACLGTFVVYVILVICTGFTCSRELLVENYNYLQVIDNVRVLITIGVFASTLSAALSCLIGASRILHAIAKDQLLGVILKPFAAGFGRNNEPLNAVLLSWFFVEIILFIGNLNTVAPLVSMFFLLCYGVTNMACFVLKVASAPNFRPTFKYFSWQTAFLGTVFCFVIMFAINPLYATISIAVMFILFIIISLRAPPTPWGDVSQALIYHQVRKYLLRLDVRKEHVKFWRPQVLLLVSNPRSSYNLIDFVNDIKKSGLYILGHVQVGEFNSDSICQQKNDTGTWLNFVDCAEIKSFVELTIASSIRQGVQHLLLTSGLGGMRPNTVFLGFFDHSIPKDSLARGVHRRTKTFLNRAEKERQFIQAQADLPRLRVSPEDQTMTLHDYVGVIKDAMHIGKNVCVTRNFENLHKSAITEGSYIDVWPVNASAVKEGMLLGPYDFTYLLILQLSCVLHMVPFWEKKTTLRVMTVIGENEVAEEESLKRLLRELRIPAEVHMIRASDEEPRTRNADGLNPAINWYKSVNQLIRLHSSEACVVFTGLPHPAIDDNMVEQFIQELDILSANLPPVVMVYGRSPVVYTSL, encoded by the exons GCTGGGCTTCTTCTAGGAGTTGGACTTTTCATTGTTGCTTATTTAGCTGTCAGCATCACTGTGCTTTCAATCTCTGCAATCGCTACTAATGGAGTTGTGAAAGGAGGAGGAGCTTATT ACATGATCAGTAGAACACTTGGTCCAGAATTCGGTGGTGCAATAGgaattattttcttctttgccAATGTTTTTGCAAGTGCCCTCTATGTATTAGGTTTTGTGGAGGCCTTGCTTAACAATTTTGGACCCAGAGGATCTCTAGCACATATAGAAA GTTTTCATCAAGGCTACTGGTATCAGTTCCTTTATGGTTCTGCCATCTTGATGCTCTGTCTGGCTGTCTGCATGATTGGAGCAG GAATGTTTGCCAAGACATCCTTTGTTATCTTTCTTGCTGTCATGGTCTCTGTTTCTGCTGCTCTT ATAAGTTTTATCATTCACGATAGGAATGATGAATTACATCCTGCCAGTGCAAACCCTCTTAGTCACAAT AAGAGTATCAGGTTCAGCTACACAGGTTGGAGTTTCAAGACAGCTAAGTCTAATCTATGG CCAAAATTTACAAAGGATTATACTAAAGATGAACATTCGGAACAGACATGGTTACAAGTGTTTGCAATTCTTTTTAATGGAGTGACAGGAATTATGG CTGGAGCAAACATGTCAGGAGATCTCAAGTCCCCAGGGAAGGCTATCCCCTATGGGACTCTAACTGCTTGCCTGGGCACATTTGTGGTCTATGTTATACTAG TGATATGTACAGGGTTCACTTGCTCCAGGGAGCTACTTGTAGAAAACTACAATTACCTCCAG GTTATTGACAACGTGCGAGTTCTTATAACAATAGGAGTGTTTGCATCAACTTTGTCTGCTGCTCTGAGCTGCCTTATTG GTGCATCAAGGATTCTTCATGCCATCGCAAAAGATCAGTTGCTTG GGGTTATTTTGAAGCCATTTGCTGCTGGATTTGGAAGAAATAACGAACCTCTGAATGCTGTTCTCTTGTCCTGGTTTTTCGTGGAG ATCATCCTCTTCATTGGAAACCTCAACACCGTCGCACCACTTGTCAGTATGTTTTTTCTGCTCTGTTATGGAGTCACGAACATGGCTTGTTTTGTTCTCAAGGTCGCTTCAGCACCCAACTTTCG TCCAACGTTTAAATATTTCTCCTGGCAGACAG CATTTCTAGGCACAGTTTTTTGCTTCGTGATCATGTTTGCCATCAATCCGCTCTACGCCACCATCTCAATAG ctgtAATGTTTATCCTGTTCATTATCATATCACTCCGAGCTCCACCTACACCTTGGGGAGACGTGTCGCAAGCTTTAATCTACCACCAG GTTCGCAAGTATTTGCTTCGCCTGGACGTGCGGAAAGAACACGTGAAGTTTTGGAGGCCGCAAGTTCTGCTTCTCGTGTCTAATCCCCGCTCCAGCTACAACCTCATCGACTtcgtcaatgatatcaagaag aGCGGTCTGTACATCCTCGGCCATGTGCAAGTAGGCGAATTCAACTCCGAC TCGATTTGTCAACAAAAGAATGATACAGGGACCTGGTTGAACTTCGTGGACTGCGCAGAGATCAAGTCATTTGTTGAGTTGACTATCGCATCCTCTATCCGTCAGGGCGTTCAGCACTTACTCCTG ACGTCAGGACTTGGTGGTATGCGGCCCAACACTGTTTTCCTAG GGTTCTTCGATCACAGCATTCCTAAGGATTCTCTTGCACGAGGCGTCCATAGAAGAACGAAGACGTTTTTGAACAGAGCAGAGAAAG AACGGCAGTTTATTCAAGCGCAGGCAGATCTTCCGAGGCTACGAGTGTCG CCTGAAGACCAGACTATGACTCTCCATGATTACGTGGGGGTTATCAAG GATGCAATGCACATCGGTAAAAACGTTTGCGTCACAAGAAA TTTTGAGAATCTTCACAAGAGTGCAATTACCGAGGGAAGTTATATTG ATGTCTGGCCCGTGAATGCTTCTGCCGTGAAAGAAG GCATGCTCCTTGGGCCGTACGACTTCACCTATCTACTAATACTCCAGTTGAGCTGCGTGCTGCACATGGTGCCTTTCTGGGAGAAGAAGACAACTTTACGGGTCATGACTGTAATCGGAG AAAATGAAGTTGCAGAGGAGGAAAGTTTAAAAAGACTGCTCAGAGAATTGAGAATCCCTGCAGAAGTTCAT atgattCGGGCGTCAGATGAGGAGCCGCGTACAAGGAATGCTGATGGCTTGAAC CCGGCAATTAACTGGTACAAGTCTGTCAATCAGTTAATAAGGCTACACTCCAGTGAAGCAT GTGTGGTCTTCACAGGTCTTCCCCACCCCGCTATTGATGATAACATGGTGGAGCAGTTTATTCAAGAGCTTGACATTTTATCAG